In one Sporichthya brevicatena genomic region, the following are encoded:
- a CDS encoding cobalamin-dependent protein (Presence of a B(12) (cobalamin)-binding domain implies dependence on cobalamin itself, in one of its several forms, or in some unusual lineages, dependence on a cobalamin-like analog.) encodes MTVTAAELSADVRDRYWDALCRGDRTAAVAAALGELERGVPAIQIFDELVRPAQLEVGRQWATNSWGVAREHVATSISEDVVAALGARTVSGPARGRIVVTCVEGEWHALPARILSESLRLSGWDVSYLGASVPAPHLVSYLHDLGPDLVALSCSVSTSLQRARRMIEAARGAGVPVLAGGRGFGPDGRWALALGANGWAPDPTAALALIESDSWPAFTDPAPPLEHPDDAHVRLRAAHADLVDATMAELARRFPPMAAYGAEQRARTVEDIGYILDFLTAALFLDDVELFTDFVGWLAEILTARGVPAAAVQLGLDALDAVLDAVLDTATDRPSDAATAPAATAADWSRTRSFLACGKERVTPLTAQ; translated from the coding sequence GTGACCGTGACCGCCGCCGAGCTCTCCGCCGACGTCCGCGACCGGTACTGGGACGCCTTGTGCCGGGGCGACCGGACCGCCGCCGTCGCGGCCGCCCTCGGCGAGCTCGAGCGGGGTGTCCCGGCGATCCAGATCTTCGACGAGCTCGTCCGCCCGGCCCAGCTCGAGGTCGGTCGGCAGTGGGCCACCAACAGCTGGGGCGTCGCCCGCGAGCACGTCGCGACGAGCATCTCCGAGGACGTCGTCGCCGCCCTCGGCGCGCGCACCGTCTCCGGCCCGGCCCGCGGGCGGATCGTCGTCACCTGCGTCGAGGGGGAGTGGCACGCGCTGCCCGCGCGCATCCTGTCGGAGTCGCTGCGCCTGTCCGGCTGGGACGTCTCCTACCTCGGCGCCTCGGTGCCGGCGCCGCACCTGGTCTCGTACCTGCACGACCTCGGCCCCGACCTGGTCGCGCTCTCCTGCTCGGTGTCGACGTCGCTGCAGCGCGCCCGGCGCATGATCGAGGCCGCGCGCGGCGCCGGCGTCCCGGTCCTCGCCGGGGGCCGCGGCTTCGGCCCCGACGGCCGCTGGGCCCTCGCCCTCGGCGCCAACGGGTGGGCCCCGGACCCGACGGCCGCCCTCGCGCTGATCGAGTCCGACTCCTGGCCGGCGTTCACCGACCCCGCCCCGCCGCTGGAGCACCCCGACGACGCCCACGTCCGGCTCCGCGCCGCCCACGCCGACCTCGTCGACGCGACGATGGCCGAACTCGCCCGCCGCTTCCCCCCGATGGCCGCCTACGGCGCCGAGCAGCGCGCCCGGACCGTCGAGGACATCGGCTACATCCTCGACTTCCTCACCGCCGCGCTGTTCCTCGACGACGTCGAGCTGTTCACCGACTTCGTCGGCTGGCTCGCCGAGATCCTCACCGCCCGCGGCGTCCCCGCCGCCGCCGTTCAACTCGGCCTCGACGCCCTCGACGCCGTCCTCGACGCCGTCCTCGACACCGCCACTGACCGCCCGTCAGACGCCGCGACCGCCCCCGCCGCCACCGCCGCCGACTGGTCCCGGACGCGGTCCTTCCTCGCCTGTGGAAAAGAAAGGGTGACACCCCTTACTGCGCAGTAA
- a CDS encoding glycine-rich protein encodes MTGAGVLLPAGSAWAALPSECAQAGLDVTCTFTDTAGAITLDVPDGVTSVEMAVRGGSGGSGQTASPFLPEPLVTPGGLGGTATATVPVDPATDLEIRVGGAGQDGADGGAGGAHGGAAGTTLNVLVLALQGGGGGGGSEVRVAGTDPAADDPLIAAGGGGGGGGGFFGSAEAGAGGGTTGGDAPNGGFGGTQTEGGAGAGLIPNILTGESGSRGQGGAALVLTGGGGGGGGYYGGGGAGADLQSLIGGGGGGGSGFGPDSVSFGVASDPGDGEVVLRFTLPDPDDGTGGGTGDPDDGDDGGSGGGSGGGGGGDDRDVSGGGAPRDCLVDRLVTGRVDVTTPAVPAIDGGC; translated from the coding sequence ATGACCGGGGCGGGCGTCCTGCTCCCCGCCGGATCGGCATGGGCGGCCCTGCCGTCGGAGTGCGCGCAGGCCGGGCTGGACGTCACCTGCACCTTCACGGACACCGCGGGCGCGATCACCCTCGACGTGCCCGACGGCGTCACCAGCGTCGAGATGGCGGTGCGCGGCGGGTCGGGCGGCTCGGGGCAGACCGCCTCGCCGTTCCTGCCGGAGCCGCTCGTGACGCCCGGCGGGCTCGGCGGCACCGCGACGGCGACGGTGCCGGTCGACCCCGCGACCGACCTGGAGATCCGCGTCGGTGGCGCCGGCCAGGACGGCGCGGACGGGGGTGCCGGCGGCGCGCACGGGGGTGCCGCCGGCACCACCCTCAACGTCTTGGTCCTCGCCCTGCAGGGCGGGGGCGGCGGCGGCGGCTCGGAGGTCCGCGTGGCCGGGACCGACCCGGCCGCGGACGACCCGCTGATCGCCGCCGGTGGCGGCGGAGGCGGCGGAGGCGGGTTCTTCGGGTCTGCCGAGGCGGGCGCGGGCGGCGGAACCACCGGGGGCGACGCCCCGAACGGTGGGTTCGGCGGCACCCAGACCGAGGGCGGTGCCGGGGCCGGCCTGATCCCGAACATCCTGACCGGCGAGAGCGGCTCGCGCGGTCAGGGCGGCGCGGCGCTGGTCCTCACCGGCGGCGGTGGTGGGGGCGGCGGTTACTACGGCGGCGGCGGGGCCGGCGCCGATCTCCAGTCGCTGATCGGCGGCGGTGGGGGCGGCGGCAGCGGCTTCGGGCCGGACAGCGTGTCCTTCGGCGTCGCCAGCGACCCCGGCGACGGCGAGGTCGTCCTGCGCTTCACCCTCCCCGACCCCGACGACGGCACGGGCGGCGGCACCGGCGACCCCGACGACGGTGACGACGGTGGTTCCGGCGGTGGCTCCGGTGGTGGGGGCGGCGGCGACGACCGCGACGTCTCCGGCGGCGGCGCCCCCCGCGACTGCCTCGTCGACCGCCTCGTGACCGGCCGCGTCGACGTCACCACCCCTGCGGTCCCCGCGATCGACGGCGGCTGCTGA
- the cspE gene encoding transcription antiterminator/RNA stability regulator CspE, whose amino-acid sequence MTQGTVKWFNAEKGFGFIAQDDGGADVFVHYSAIQSNGYRTLEDNQRVEFEITQGAKGPQAENVRAI is encoded by the coding sequence ATGACCCAGGGCACCGTGAAGTGGTTCAACGCCGAGAAGGGCTTCGGCTTCATCGCTCAGGACGACGGCGGCGCGGACGTCTTCGTTCACTACAGCGCCATCCAGTCGAACGGCTACCGGACGCTGGAGGACAACCAGCGGGTGGAGTTCGAGATCACCCAGGGCGCGAAGGGCCCGCAGGCCGAGAACGTTCGCGCGATCTGA
- a CDS encoding phosphatase PAP2 family protein: protein MADAARQSLMRPRVPRVRASAVTRFGRELIAMLVLFTIYKFGRVVHTSDVNLAYENAQRVWDLERWARLPNELHAQQAMLPMQWLVEFANSYYAFVHLPGTGAFLIWMYLRRPLLYPPVRRAIIAMTAIALLGHILFPLAPPRMLTQYGFVDTAAIYGPNVYGDDPEAQSLINQYAAMPSLHVGWAMLVAVGLIAAFKTRWRWLWLLHPTITAMAVVGTANHYWIDGIIACLLLALVVYLCGDHIVPWYRLNPVRRIQQRRAARKPDYYGIVPAERPAAAPVRTAETPAEPALEPAGRAPQD, encoded by the coding sequence GTGGCCGACGCCGCACGGCAGTCCCTGATGCGTCCCCGCGTGCCGCGCGTGCGCGCCTCGGCGGTCACCCGGTTCGGCCGCGAGCTGATCGCGATGCTCGTGCTGTTCACCATCTACAAGTTCGGCCGCGTCGTCCACACCTCGGACGTGAATCTCGCCTATGAGAACGCACAGCGGGTGTGGGACCTCGAGCGCTGGGCCCGGCTGCCGAACGAGCTCCACGCCCAGCAGGCGATGCTCCCGATGCAGTGGCTGGTGGAGTTCGCGAACAGCTACTACGCCTTCGTGCACCTGCCGGGAACGGGCGCGTTCCTGATCTGGATGTACCTGCGCCGACCGCTGCTGTACCCGCCGGTGCGCCGCGCGATCATCGCGATGACGGCGATCGCCCTGCTCGGGCACATCCTGTTCCCGCTCGCGCCGCCGCGGATGCTCACCCAGTACGGCTTCGTCGACACCGCCGCGATCTACGGGCCCAACGTCTACGGCGACGACCCCGAGGCTCAGTCGCTGATCAACCAGTACGCGGCCATGCCGAGCCTGCACGTCGGCTGGGCGATGCTCGTCGCCGTCGGCCTGATCGCCGCGTTCAAGACCCGCTGGCGCTGGCTGTGGCTGCTGCACCCGACGATCACGGCGATGGCCGTCGTCGGCACCGCGAACCACTACTGGATCGACGGGATCATCGCCTGCCTGCTGCTGGCGCTCGTGGTCTACCTCTGCGGCGACCACATCGTCCCCTGGTACCGGCTCAATCCCGTCCGCCGGATCCAGCAGCGCCGGGCGGCGCGGAAGCCGGACTACTACGGCATCGTCCCCGCCGAGCGCCCCGCGGCCGCGCCGGTGCGCACCGCCGAGACCCCGGCCGAGCCGGCGCTGGAGCCCGCGGGGCGGGCCCCGCAGGACTGA
- a CDS encoding alpha/beta fold hydrolase: MDLSRLTGPVRQLGATVANASEVIRYGGLLTGELPSEFSVVARRSMFRLRRYFPDDVNSGAPVLLVPPLMMSADVYDVSPSTSAVRFLHESGLDPWVVDFGAPEREEGGLKRTVVDHVLAVNEAVDLVRAHTQRDVHLSGYSQGGMFAYQVAAYRRSSGIASLITFGSPVDSRATRVFGVVAEDVITEVAGLLADHVLVHVSLPAWASRFGFRLLDPVKSTRARLQFLLQLHDRDALLPREGQRQFLDNNGYVAYPGPAIAEFVKNFLAHNRMLQGGFVIGDVMSTLADITCPVLAFVGSLDSIAPPPSVRAIARAAPKADTFEVEVPTGHFGMVVGAGASRATWPRVADWVTWRELRGGQPEDRPAAIEVLDVDAEFEPRPSTAPLHAGVDVAGYAVAVARSGLGAAAGGLRALASLAGDAQHVLPRLARLERLTADERVSVGALLEERTRNNAADHFFVFDGRGHTYADAGVRVDNVVRGLLSIGVRPGEHVGVLMSTRPSALVATAALNRIGAVAVMLRPDGATAVEARLGDVKRIIADPEHAGAARAARKVSVYVLGGGGAPRTLGPGITDLERITPALVQIPEWYVPNPGRASDLAFLLFTGEGTSTRCHRITNGQWARSAYGTASAAKLSPADTVYSVTPLHHAAGLLTSVGGALAGGSRLALATSYDPATFWSEVRRYGVTVVSYTWTLLRDLIEADRVPGERHHPVRLFVGSGMPTWLWLRTVDRFPTAGVLEFFASSGEDVVLANLSGRKVGAKGRPIPGSAEVAVVSCDLATGELRRDLDGVGARCATDEPGLLVARCSPTAPNALRDVLAPGDAWRSTGHVFRRDADGDHWLIGALADLVHTAGGTVPPAPAEDALGALDAVEIVAAYGVHADTDRDTPPAEELHAALVLRRGRTLDAPAVTAALAGLSALHQPSVVRVLPTIPVTTWWRPLRAALRADAAADALVTWVRQPDGTYAEPPKARRRRRGT, encoded by the coding sequence GTGGATCTCTCCCGCCTGACCGGACCCGTACGCCAGCTGGGGGCGACGGTCGCCAACGCGTCGGAGGTGATCCGGTACGGCGGACTGCTGACCGGCGAGCTGCCCAGCGAGTTCTCCGTCGTCGCCCGCCGGTCGATGTTCCGGCTCCGCCGGTACTTCCCGGACGACGTCAACTCCGGCGCCCCGGTCCTGCTCGTGCCGCCGTTGATGATGTCCGCGGACGTCTACGACGTCTCGCCCTCGACCAGCGCGGTGCGCTTCCTCCACGAGTCGGGGCTCGACCCCTGGGTCGTCGACTTCGGCGCGCCGGAGCGGGAGGAGGGCGGCCTCAAGCGGACCGTCGTCGACCACGTCCTCGCCGTCAACGAGGCGGTCGACCTCGTCCGCGCGCACACGCAGCGGGACGTCCACCTGTCCGGCTACTCGCAGGGCGGGATGTTCGCGTACCAGGTCGCGGCGTACCGGCGCAGCTCCGGCATCGCGAGCCTGATCACCTTCGGCTCACCGGTCGACTCCCGGGCCACGCGGGTGTTCGGCGTCGTGGCCGAGGACGTCATCACCGAGGTCGCGGGGCTGCTCGCCGACCACGTCCTGGTCCACGTGAGCCTCCCGGCCTGGGCGAGCCGCTTCGGCTTCCGGCTGCTCGACCCGGTCAAGTCGACGCGGGCGCGTCTGCAGTTCCTGCTCCAACTCCACGACCGGGACGCCCTGCTCCCCCGCGAGGGCCAGCGGCAGTTCCTCGACAACAACGGCTACGTCGCCTACCCCGGTCCGGCGATCGCGGAGTTCGTGAAGAACTTCCTCGCCCACAACCGGATGCTGCAGGGCGGCTTCGTCATCGGCGACGTGATGTCGACCCTCGCCGACATCACCTGCCCCGTCCTCGCGTTCGTCGGGTCGCTGGACTCGATCGCCCCGCCGCCGTCGGTGCGCGCGATCGCCCGCGCCGCCCCCAAGGCGGACACCTTCGAGGTCGAGGTGCCGACCGGGCACTTCGGGATGGTCGTCGGCGCCGGCGCGAGCCGCGCCACCTGGCCGCGGGTGGCCGACTGGGTGACCTGGCGCGAGCTGCGCGGCGGGCAGCCCGAGGACCGGCCGGCCGCGATCGAGGTCCTCGACGTCGACGCCGAGTTCGAGCCGCGCCCCAGCACCGCGCCGCTGCACGCCGGCGTCGACGTGGCCGGGTACGCGGTCGCCGTCGCGCGCTCCGGGCTCGGCGCCGCGGCCGGCGGCCTGCGCGCGCTGGCCAGCCTCGCCGGCGATGCCCAGCACGTGCTGCCGCGGCTGGCCCGCCTCGAACGGCTGACGGCCGACGAGCGCGTCTCGGTCGGTGCTCTCCTCGAGGAACGCACCCGCAACAACGCGGCCGACCACTTCTTCGTCTTCGACGGCCGCGGGCACACCTACGCCGACGCGGGCGTCCGCGTCGACAACGTCGTGCGCGGACTGCTCTCGATCGGCGTGCGGCCCGGCGAGCACGTCGGGGTCCTGATGTCGACGCGGCCCAGTGCGCTCGTCGCGACCGCCGCGCTGAACCGGATCGGCGCGGTCGCGGTCATGCTCCGACCCGACGGCGCGACCGCGGTCGAGGCCCGCCTCGGCGACGTGAAGCGGATCATCGCCGACCCCGAGCACGCCGGCGCGGCGCGGGCGGCTCGCAAGGTCTCGGTCTACGTCCTCGGCGGGGGCGGCGCCCCGCGCACGCTCGGTCCCGGCATCACCGACCTCGAGCGCATCACGCCGGCCCTCGTGCAGATCCCCGAGTGGTACGTCCCGAACCCGGGCCGGGCCTCGGACCTCGCGTTCCTGCTGTTCACGGGCGAGGGCACGTCGACCCGCTGCCACCGGATCACCAACGGCCAGTGGGCGCGCTCGGCCTACGGCACGGCGTCGGCGGCGAAGCTCTCCCCGGCCGACACCGTCTACAGCGTCACGCCGCTGCACCACGCGGCCGGTCTGCTCACCAGCGTCGGCGGGGCCCTGGCCGGCGGGTCACGGCTCGCGCTCGCGACCTCCTACGACCCGGCGACGTTCTGGTCCGAGGTCCGCCGCTACGGCGTCACGGTCGTCTCCTACACCTGGACGCTGCTGCGCGACCTGATCGAGGCCGACCGCGTCCCCGGCGAGCGGCACCACCCGGTGCGCCTGTTCGTCGGGTCCGGGATGCCGACCTGGCTCTGGCTGCGCACGGTCGACCGCTTCCCGACCGCCGGTGTCCTGGAGTTCTTCGCCTCCAGCGGCGAGGACGTCGTCCTCGCCAACCTCTCCGGCCGCAAGGTCGGCGCGAAGGGGCGCCCGATCCCGGGCAGTGCCGAGGTCGCGGTCGTGTCCTGCGACCTCGCGACCGGTGAGCTCCGGCGCGACCTCGACGGCGTCGGCGCGCGCTGCGCCACCGACGAGCCCGGGCTGCTGGTCGCCCGCTGCTCCCCCACCGCACCGAACGCGCTCCGGGACGTCCTCGCCCCCGGCGACGCCTGGCGCTCCACCGGCCACGTCTTCCGCCGCGACGCCGACGGCGACCACTGGCTGATCGGCGCGCTCGCCGACCTCGTCCACACCGCCGGCGGCACCGTGCCGCCCGCGCCGGCCGAGGACGCCCTCGGCGCGCTCGACGCGGTCGAGATCGTGGCTGCGTACGGCGTCCACGCGGATACGGACCGTGACACCCCGCCGGCGGAGGAGCTGCACGCAGCCCTCGTGCTGCGGCGCGGACGCACGCTCGACGCGCCCGCGGTGACCGCGGCGCTGGCCGGCCTCTCGGCGCTGCACCAACCCAGCGTCGTGCGGGTGCTCCCGACCATTCCGGTCACCACGTGGTGGCGCCCGCTGCGGGCTGCCCTGCGCGCCGACGCGGCGGCAGATGCGCTGGTCACGTGGGTGCGACAGCCCGACGGGACTTACGCGGAGCCCCCCAAGGCCCGCCGCCGACGCCGCGGAACGTGA